Part of the Thermodesulfobacteriota bacterium genome, ATAAAAAAAGTCAAGTGGGTCAAAACGCAAAAATAGATGCAAAAAATAATATTCCCGGTATTAATGATGAAAATCCTTCTCAATTTGAGCAGGAGTTGATGGCAATGGCCCGACACGAAGCGCGCCAAGTCACCACCAAGTATGGTCCCCAGTTGGAAAAACTCAATGGGAAACACAAACCTTTGCTTAAAGATTACCAGCGGATCTCCAAGGACTATGATGCCCACTCCACCAAGATTGAACGGAGTGAGCCCAGCGTGGAGCTATCCAGGGGGAAATATTACGTTTTGATGTTTCTGTTCGTTCTGGGAGAAATTCCTATGAATTCTCTTGCTTTTGCTGTGTTCGGCGAAAGCCAGATATTCACCTGGATTATGGCGGTGGGCGTAGCAGTGGCCATTCCCTGGATTGCCCACGCCGTGGGTATTCTATTAAAACGGGGCTCTACGCCATGGTGGAAGAGCGGAATCGGTGTTGGGGCGCTGTTTTTTCTTACCATAGCTGGTCTGCTTGCCATCGGTTACGTGCGGGTTCAATATTTAGGAGATCTTTCCGAAGCCGGGGCGGTGGGCAGTTTCGGTAGTAGTAAATTCATAGGTGCGGCATTTGTCGGACTGAACCTGGTGATTTTGGCTGCAGCCACATTATGCTCCTACTTTGCCCATGATAAAGACCCCATGTTGGAACATTTGCACCGTAGGACCAATCAAATCAATAAGTCCATGCGTACCATTGAAGCCAAACACAATGAAATTCTGACTGAGCAACAGCAAGAAATTAACCGGATTCATCAAGAAGCCCAGGAACTGATCTATCACTATCGAAAAATCAATCAGCGGGAACGTCCTGATCACACAAAACCAAAGTCTTTCGAAAAAGAACATGAGATAGACGTTGATTTTGAACAACAGGAAAACACCAAGGAACTGCTAAACGCAACTACCGCATTGCGTCGTTCCGAGGTACCAAATAAAAAATAAAACAATTTCATGAGATTTAAGGAGGTATACCCCAATGAGACAGTGGAGATATAAACTCTTTGTAATCATTTTTATCACTTCTTTCCTTTATTTGGGTTCAATGAACCGAAATGCAGATGCGGCTTCGCTATTCGGCAAAGATAAAAAGCCCCCACGGGTAATAGTTGTTTTGGTCGACATGTCGGGGAGCACCAACAAAGCGCGTCGCACAGTTTATCGAAATGCGTTTGACAAAATTTATAAAAACCTGCGCCAAGAGGATCGTATTGTGGTGGGAACCATTACGAGCCACTCGTATATTGACTTTAAACCGGCAGTGGATGCGGAATTCCCCAAGCAAACCATATGGGATAACCGCCTTCAATACGAACAAAAATTGGCCAAAACCAAGAAAAACGTCCGGCAATCTGTCGAACGACTCCTGTCTCGCAAGAAAGGGACTCCGTATACGGAAATATTAAACTCTTTGAATGTGGCCGATACACTCTTACATAAGGAAAAACGAAAAAAAATCCTGGTAATCCTCTCTGATATGCTCCAGGATTCAAAGCAGTACAAATTCGAACGCTACAAGATCACCAACAAATACATTGCCAATGTGATTCGAAACCAAAAAAGACAAAACCTCATCCCCAACCTTGCTGATGTTAAGGTATATGTGGCTGGAGCCAGCGCTTCCAATTCTAAAAAGTTTCGATCCATACAGAAATTTTGGGCACGTTACTTCACCGAAAGTAAGGCAGATTTTTCCACTCATCGCTATGGTCATTCCCTTCTCGAATTTGAAAAGGAATCATAGGCTTTCTTAGGGTTATTGGGGCATGAGATGAAACGCCAATAACAAGAATCGAATTTAAAAAGGCAAAAATAAAGGCTGTTGAAAAGTGACTTTTTCAATGGCCTTTTCTGTTTTGGTGGGGCATAAGGGAGGTTCTTGATACATTGATTGCTTAATTTGCAGGAGTTCTGATAAACGCAATAAAGTCTTAAAGCACTGGATGGGTGTAATCCATCGAATTTAATGGTGCGCCCGGCAAGATTCGAACTTGCGGCCTACGGATTCGTAGTCCTAAATAGAAAAAATCGAAATTTTCAATATTTTTAACATGTTGATTATAAACATTTTTTAACTTAACTTTTGGTTTCGTTTGGAACCATTTGGAAAAATTTGACCTTGACGGGCACAATTTGGGCACAATTTTTTAAACATCAGCTAACACTACCCTTCAAATTATCTCCATAATATATATTTTGCGTGGATACCCTCCGAGTAAATTCTAAAATCTTCACCAATTTTAAATGGCAACTTTCATCAGGCAGTATCGTAGAATTTGCACTTATCGAAAACGTTATTACCTTTGATAACAGCCCCGATTTCAGCCTTCACCTTGCGTTGTCTTATCCGTTTTAAAAAATCATATTTAATCAGAGGGCAACCTGTTCATTCACCTAAGAATTTACTTATTTGATTGCAGGCTTCTTTATAACCCTCGGCAATAGCTTCTTGGGCACGATTGTATTCAAGGAACTTGAGATGACCCAGATTAGGTTGAATCAGGATGTCCGGAGGATCGGTTTTCAGCCTTATGGCTGTGTTTTGCAACCATCTGGTGTCAAAAGCCTTTCAGCGCTTTCTACCATCCGCTTGCTGGTAATAACCGAAAAATATTTCTATTGATATCCTTGCCGTTAAAGTTTTATCTTCGACATCTTGAATCTTAAATACACCTGCCTGTCCAAAATCATTTATGATCAGAATTCATTATTGAATTGTGATATTTTATAATTTTCTCAGATTTTAAATACTTATTCATCAGACTTGAAAGATGGGCTTTTAAAATCCTAACCGATAACGCGCTGTTTCTGGTTTGAATCGCTTTAAATAATTCCTGATGCTCCTCGTCAGATTCTATTATAATGTCTGGCAGGTTTTTCTTAGCAACATATAGATATCTCACCATCTTCTCACAAAGATTAAAATAGACATCATCTATCAATTTGTTACCAAGTTTATTTACAATCATTTTATGAAAACATAAATGATTTTCAAGTGCTGAAGCTTCGTCTGACTTTTTAATTTGCTCAACAGACATCTTTGTGACTGCTTCAAGGTCGTTAATGTCTGTTTCTGAATATGAATCAATTTTCTCTCTTAAACAAAACAATTCTATCGCGATTCTCATTTGAAAAATATCTTCGAATTCTGTAGCTGATAGCGTAGAAACAAAATATCCTCTATATGGACTGGCATAGACGAAACCTTCGGATTCCAAACGCTGAAGCGCATCACGCACAGGGGATTTACTAACTCCCAATTCATGTGCAAGAGATTTCTCACTAAGTTGCTCTCCTGGCCTCAGGTTCAATCCGGTAATTTCCTTCTTGATAGCTTCATAAACTCTATCTTTAAGAAGCTGAAAATCTTCTATTTTCTTTATTTGGTATTTTGGCATCTTCAAGTCTCTTAAATATTTTAATTGTCTGGTTAATATAATAAATATCGGTAACTTCTCAATAAATTCGGAATCCAGTGGATAGCCTGGATAGCCGCAAAATATGATTTGCCAGGACTTATTGAGTTACAAATATCGCATATAATGTTTTAAATATTATATGCGATATTTTTCTATTGTCAATAGACTGTCAGTATAATCTATTTATTAGTATAGTTATACACACATCAGTTTTTCCATAAATCTCCCCGGCAATTACATAGCGCTTACAAGTAATACTATGTTCCAAATAACGTGCGACCCGTGCAGTGGCCTCCCATAATTAGCTCCCTCTCTGAACATAGAAATTTTTTAATAATTATTTCTTGACAACCTTAATTTATTATTATATTCGATATCTAATATATCGGATATAAAAGGACTATTAAATAATATATAGAAATTATTTACTTCAGTGAAGACTTTATTGGATGAAATATTATTGTGACTCATTATATAAATATGCTTGGCAGCTTGCCTTAGCAAATCTCCAAATGCTTTGCTAAAGCACTAATTAAACAACAAATAGATGACAATAAGGAGGAAAAATGACATTAATGACAGGACAACAGTATAAGGATAGCATTAAGGACATGAATATTAATCTTTATTGTTTCGGAGAAAAAGTTGAGAATCAGCTTGAACATCCCCTTTTTAAACCCGCTATTGATGCAGTAGCCTTAAGCTATGATCTGGCAAATGATCCCGATTATCAAGATAAAATAACAACAACTTCACATATTACCGGTGAACGAATCAACTTTTTTACCCACCTCTACCAGAATGCAGAGGACTTTGTAAAACGGTTGGATCTTATGCGCGATCTTCTTCATTACCATGGTATGTGTACAGGAGCGCGATGTGTTTCAGGGAATATCGCTAATGGCCTTGAATCGGTTACTTACGAAATAGACAAAAAGAATGGTTCAAATTATTATGAAAGATTTCGTAAATATTGGGAAAAGGTACAACGTGAGGACCTTGCGGTCGGGGGATATATTACCGACCCAAAAGGTGATCGAAGCAAAAGACCTTCCGAACAAAATAATAAAGAAGCATATATGAGAGTAGTTAAACAGAATAAAGATGGAATCATCGTACGTGGTGCAAAATTTATGATTTCCGGAGCATCTATTGCACATGAGGCATTGATAATGCCTACCAGAGGAATGAGGGAAGATGAAACATCTTATGCTGTGGCTTTTGCCGTTCCAACGGATACAAAGGGGTTGACTTTAGTAGAGCAATTCCCTTCTCCGGATTTTCGACGCATTGCTCCGGGTGCGAAGGGAATGGATTATGGTAATGTAAATTATGGAGTATATAATGCAGCAAATATTTTTTTTGATGATGTGTTTGTGCCATGGGACAGAGTATTTATGTGTGGCGAATACGAGTTTACGAATACTTTGGTCAGCAGAGTTGCGCCAACTTTTAGATGTGTAACAGGTTCCTGTAAATGTGGACATCGTGATCTTCTTTTAGGAGGCTCGGCGATAATGGCGGATTTCAATGGCGTAGGCAAAGCTGGTCATATTAAAGAAAAGCTTTCCGAAATGAGCTATGAGAGCGAGTTATCTTATGGATGTCTGATTGGTGCGGCTTATAAAGGATTCAAAACAGAGTCGGGCAACTATTTCCCGAGTGCTCTATATGCCAATGTTGGTAAATACCAGGCAAGCAAATCTCTGTGGTATTGTGCTCGGATGGGGGTTGATATGACCGGAGGGCTGGTAATGAGTATGAATACAGTTAAGGATTTAGAAAATCCCGAAACAGGGCCGTTTATAAATAAATATTTAGAAGCTAATCCTGAAGTGTCTGCAGAAAACAGAATGAAAATGATAAGAATGATGGAATATTTGACAGGTATTGGAAACATTCTGGTAGCTGAATCATCTCAAGGAGGAGCTCCAACAGCAAGTCAGCAATTAGTAATAAATGTTGAGCTTAGAAAAAAGATAGAAGAGTATAAAAAGTGTGTTCTCGACTTGGCTGAAGTAAAAAAATAGATTAAAGACAATTTGATATGAGCGTCTTATTTATAAACAAATATAGCGATCATTCGAATGATAGTACGTTAGAATAAAAAACAGGGGAAAAAGGGATGCTGAAGAAAATTGATCATATAGCAATAGCAGTAAAGGATATTGAATCGGCAGAACGCTTTTTTACAGCAAATTATAATTTAGTCGCATCATCAAAGGATACAATTGGTGACACAAAGGTATGCTTCTTCAAGATCGGTGACACATGCCTTGAGTTAGTTCAGTCAGTAACACAGGATGGCATAATATCGAAACATATCGAAAAGGAAGGGGAAGGAATTCATCACATTGCTTTTGTAGTTGAAGATATCAAAGCTTCTATAGAAAAAGTAAAATCAAAGAAAATAAAATTAATTGACAATAAACCAAGACCCGGTGCTAATGGCACTCAGATTGCATTTCTTGATCCTATGGACAATTACGGAATATCAATTGAATTTGTTGAACTGTCAGAAAAATAAGTATGAATAATTATCAAAAAGATTAGACTTAGCTTTTTAAGTTTTCCATTTAAGTGTCAGCAAAAAACATACAGGAAAGGATAAATATGAGTAAATCGCTCAAAGGATTAAGAGTTGTTGATTTAAGCCATGTATTGGCAGCACCGACATGTACAATGTTCTTAGCGGATCTAGGCGCTGAGGTTATCCATATTGAGCCTCCGGATGGAGATGATTCCAGGGCATTTGGGCCTTTCGTTAATGAGCCTGATAAGAATCAATGTGGATACTTCATAAGCTTAAACCGCAACAAAAAAAGTATGGTTTTAGATTTGAAGCATAATAAAGGGAAAAAAATACTTCGGGAACTTATAAAAGTATCTGATGTTATCGTCGAGAACTACAGACCTGATACAATGAAAAAATTGGGATTCGACTGGCAGGAGATTACTAAAATAAATCCTCGCATTATTTATGCATCAATCTCCGGCTTTGGACGCGATACTCTTCCGGAATATACTAACCGGCCGGCCTACGATATGGTTGCTCAGGGATATAGCGGAATCATGAGTATTACCGGACCGGAAGACGGCCCTTTATGCAGAGTAGGAACGTCTATAGGGGATATTGTTGCGGGTCATCAAGCTGTTATTGGAATATTATCTGCTTTGTTATGGAGAGAGAAAACAGGCAAAGGACAGTACTATGATGGTTCAATGGTTGACGGCTTATTTGCAATACTTGAGAATGCTGTTGCCAGATACGGAATAGAAGGGGTTATTCCGGAACCGTTAGGTAGCGCTCATCCTTCCATTACTCCATTTCAAGGATTTAAAACGCACGATGGCTGGATAATAATGCCGGTCGGAAACGATAAACTGTGGAAGAAATTCTGTGAGGCTATCGACCGTGCGGATCTTATTTCCCATCAATATTTTAAAACTAACCCTGATAGGACCAAAAACAGAAAAAAACTTATTCCCATCTTAGAAATTGAGATAGAAAAAAAGACGACAAAGGAGTGGTCTGATATTCTTGATAGGAAAAGCCTGCCATATTCGCAAATCAACAATATAAAAGAAGTCTATGAATCTAAGCATATCCAATACAGGAAAATGCTTGTAGAAATAGAACAGCCAGGTGCAGGCAAGATGAAAATAGTTGGCTCCCCAATCAAATTATCCGAAACACCAGGTGAAGTCTATGCCCCCGCGCCACTATTGGGCCAGCATTCCGAAGAAATAATGAGCGAAATACTGGGTTATTCTACCGAAGAAATTACCATAATGAAAAATAAGGGGGTGATTAATAAATAAGGTTCGAGAAGCATTGTTGAGTTTCATACTAATAATTATTTATTAAAAGGAGGTAACAATGAACAGCAAAACTTTGAAATATTATGCATGGGTAACTATACTGTTGCTATTTGTTATTGGTTATTCAAGTTCAGCTATGGCGAAGACTATAAGATGGAAAATGGGATCATGCTGGTCTTCAAGTAATGCACTTATCGACGCAGATCGGTATTTTGTAAAAACTGTCAATGAACTTGCTGCCGGTAAGCTTAAAATAAAGCTTTTCACGGTAGGAGAAATAGTACCAGCTTTCGGGCTGTTTGATGCTGTTCGAGATGGAACTTTACAGGCCGGAGGAGACTGGCCAGGTTATTGGGCAGGAAAAGATACCGCTTTTAGTACACTCTGTGGTTTTCCGATGTTACCTCGGCAGATTGATTATATAACCTGGATTTATAAGGGCGGTGGATTCGAAATGTACAATGAAATATATGGCAAATACGGTTTGGTTTATTTTCCATATTTTATAGAATCTGCAGAATCAGGAGTCAGAAGCAATAAGAGATATGCCAAGTTGGATGATTTTAAAGGTTCCAAAATTAGAATGGGCGGCAAGCTTCAGAGCGAAGCACTTGTAGAACTCGGTGCTATACCCGTGAGTATCACTGGTGAGGAAGTATATCAGGCATTAGAGAAAAAAATGATAGATGGAGCAGAATTTAATCTTCCGTATATGGATTGGCAACTTGGTTACCAGTACGTGACAACAGAGCAAAGCGCACCAGCCTGGCAGCAACCGTCAACTGTAATGGGAGTTTGCATCAATAAAAAAGCTTGGGAAAAATTGCCAAAAGATTTACAGGCGGTCATAAAATATTCAGCGCAAGCTACTGTAACATGGTGTATCGCGCATTCCAGTATGGAATCTGGTAAAGCCCAGGAGCAATTTCTAAAAAGAGGCGTCAGGGTTACATATCTGGACGACGCTGCTTTAGATAAAATTGAAAAAATATGTCGTAAAAATATATTAGAAGAAGCGAAAAAAAATCCTTTGTTTGCAAAATCAATATTTTCGTTCTTCAAAACTATTCAGCAGGTAGCTCCCTACAGAGATCTGGAACGTCCTCTTCTTAAAAGAAGTGTCAGGTTCTCTGAATCTGAAATGAGTGAACTCGAAAAATTAGGGAAATAATCTCTTTTCGGGCATGAATTATCCATATCTGTAGCAAAACTGTTGGAGGGTACATTAACTATGTAAAATCCTAATTAACGCAACAAATAACGCGCAATTATAATTACGCATGGTTAAAATATTTATCCTAACTTATCGAATTAATTTAATTCATACTTTTTGTATGAACATAAATCAAACGGCAAAAGGGCATGTGCGTGCATTACATTCCCTTTCATGCCCTTTTGCCATTAAATTACGCGGAAAACCTGAATGTATATAAGCAGGAATATAAGGTTTCCTGTAAAGCAAGATTCAATTAAAAATTTACTTATACATAATAGTCAGTGTGTTGGAATGCAACATGAAAACAGGTAGAGACTTCTACACATAGATCTTTTCATACAAGCAAAGTAGGTAACTCAAGTGGATAGGCTGAAGGCTGTTAGGGAAAAGCGCATTTTGAAGCCATGTTTGGTGCAAAAATCAGACATTTCCTCCAAAGTACGGCAATTGTGCTCTTCGACCTCTTCAGCCTTCAGTCTAAACAGCTTCAGCCTAACTACGTGAGTAGTTGTTACCAAAGTAGTAATTAAATAATCTATTCATATGGGAGGTGAAATCGCCGTGAAAATGATTATAGACTCTATTGACAATATTAATGAATGGGTTGGTAAAATATGTAGCTGGACGGTAATTATCATTTTAATCCTTGTAGTTTTAGAAGTTATCAAAAGAAAGGTGTTTAATGCTCCATCTTTGTGGAGCCTTGATGTAACGACCCATCTTTATGGCTTCCACTTTATGATAGTAACTGCTTATACCTTAAAACACGATGGACATGTTAAAATAGATATCTTTTCAAACAGGTTCTCAAAAAAAACTAAGACTATCATAGATATCATTTCATTTCTTTTGTTTTATTTCCCGTTTTGCTTTGTTCTATTGTGGGAAGGGACTAAATTCGCATCCAAGTCCTGGGCGATGCTGGAAACAGGATGGGGTGCTTTTCATATGCCGCTATACCTGCTTAAAACGGTAATTCCAATAACTGCTTTTTTGCTTATTTTACAAGGCATTGTCATATTTACCAGGAAGCTGCAGTATTTAATTAAAGGAGTTAAACATGTTTGATATAAGCGTTGAAGTCCTTACAGCCGGAATGATTATCGGATTACTTCTGGGTATAGCTACAGGTCATTATCTTGCCTTTGTGTTAGGCGGAGTATCAATCATCTTTGGTGTTATAGGATGGGGACCTGAATGTCTGCCTATGCTCGTTAATCGCCTTTTCGGATCTGTCCTTGAAAATTATGTGTTGATGGCTGTTCCACTTTTTATCCTTATGGCAATGTTTCTAGAACGTTCCGGCATTATGGGAGACCTGTTTAATGTCGTACGGTATTTGTTAGGTCCAATAAATGGAGGGGTGGCTGTCGCGGTAATTCTCGTTTCAACCATATTTGGCGCATGTACTGGAATTGTTGGGGCTTCGGTTGTTACAATGGGGATTCTGGCTTTACCGGTAATGCTCAGTTATGGTTACGACAAAAAGCTTTCTTGTGGGGTTGTTTCTTCAGGTGGAACATTAGGGCAAATTGTTCCTCCCAGCATTATGCTTATTTTTATGGCTACTCAAACAGCCTTACCCGTTGGAAAGCTTTTCGCGGCTGCTATCATTCCAGCGATTTTATTATCATTTCTTTATTGCTGCTATATTTTGGTTAAGTGCTATTTGAATAAGGAGGCCGGCCCAGCCATATCAGCAGAAGAGAAGGAAATGATAACAGGTCCTAAGCTGCTCAAAATGGTCATGAAAACTTTGGT contains:
- a CDS encoding GntR family transcriptional regulator, which codes for MPKYQIKKIEDFQLLKDRVYEAIKKEITGLNLRPGEQLSEKSLAHELGVSKSPVRDALQRLESEGFVYASPYRGYFVSTLSATEFEDIFQMRIAIELFCLREKIDSYSETDINDLEAVTKMSVEQIKKSDEASALENHLCFHKMIVNKLGNKLIDDVYFNLCEKMVRYLYVAKKNLPDIIIESDEEHQELFKAIQTRNSALSVRILKAHLSSLMNKYLKSEKIIKYHNSIMNSDHK
- a CDS encoding 4-hydroxyphenylacetate 3-hydroxylase N-terminal domain-containing protein — its product is MTLMTGQQYKDSIKDMNINLYCFGEKVENQLEHPLFKPAIDAVALSYDLANDPDYQDKITTTSHITGERINFFTHLYQNAEDFVKRLDLMRDLLHYHGMCTGARCVSGNIANGLESVTYEIDKKNGSNYYERFRKYWEKVQREDLAVGGYITDPKGDRSKRPSEQNNKEAYMRVVKQNKDGIIVRGAKFMISGASIAHEALIMPTRGMREDETSYAVAFAVPTDTKGLTLVEQFPSPDFRRIAPGAKGMDYGNVNYGVYNAANIFFDDVFVPWDRVFMCGEYEFTNTLVSRVAPTFRCVTGSCKCGHRDLLLGGSAIMADFNGVGKAGHIKEKLSEMSYESELSYGCLIGAAYKGFKTESGNYFPSALYANVGKYQASKSLWYCARMGVDMTGGLVMSMNTVKDLENPETGPFINKYLEANPEVSAENRMKMIRMMEYLTGIGNILVAESSQGGAPTASQQLVINVELRKKIEEYKKCVLDLAEVKK
- the mce gene encoding methylmalonyl-CoA epimerase, with the protein product MLKKIDHIAIAVKDIESAERFFTANYNLVASSKDTIGDTKVCFFKIGDTCLELVQSVTQDGIISKHIEKEGEGIHHIAFVVEDIKASIEKVKSKKIKLIDNKPRPGANGTQIAFLDPMDNYGISIEFVELSEK
- a CDS encoding CaiB/BaiF CoA-transferase family protein, whose protein sequence is MSKSLKGLRVVDLSHVLAAPTCTMFLADLGAEVIHIEPPDGDDSRAFGPFVNEPDKNQCGYFISLNRNKKSMVLDLKHNKGKKILRELIKVSDVIVENYRPDTMKKLGFDWQEITKINPRIIYASISGFGRDTLPEYTNRPAYDMVAQGYSGIMSITGPEDGPLCRVGTSIGDIVAGHQAVIGILSALLWREKTGKGQYYDGSMVDGLFAILENAVARYGIEGVIPEPLGSAHPSITPFQGFKTHDGWIIMPVGNDKLWKKFCEAIDRADLISHQYFKTNPDRTKNRKKLIPILEIEIEKKTTKEWSDILDRKSLPYSQINNIKEVYESKHIQYRKMLVEIEQPGAGKMKIVGSPIKLSETPGEVYAPAPLLGQHSEEIMSEILGYSTEEITIMKNKGVINK
- the dctP gene encoding TRAP transporter substrate-binding protein DctP, coding for MNSKTLKYYAWVTILLLFVIGYSSSAMAKTIRWKMGSCWSSSNALIDADRYFVKTVNELAAGKLKIKLFTVGEIVPAFGLFDAVRDGTLQAGGDWPGYWAGKDTAFSTLCGFPMLPRQIDYITWIYKGGGFEMYNEIYGKYGLVYFPYFIESAESGVRSNKRYAKLDDFKGSKIRMGGKLQSEALVELGAIPVSITGEEVYQALEKKMIDGAEFNLPYMDWQLGYQYVTTEQSAPAWQQPSTVMGVCINKKAWEKLPKDLQAVIKYSAQATVTWCIAHSSMESGKAQEQFLKRGVRVTYLDDAALDKIEKICRKNILEEAKKNPLFAKSIFSFFKTIQQVAPYRDLERPLLKRSVRFSESEMSELEKLGK
- a CDS encoding TRAP transporter small permease subunit; this encodes MIIDSIDNINEWVGKICSWTVIIILILVVLEVIKRKVFNAPSLWSLDVTTHLYGFHFMIVTAYTLKHDGHVKIDIFSNRFSKKTKTIIDIISFLLFYFPFCFVLLWEGTKFASKSWAMLETGWGAFHMPLYLLKTVIPITAFLLILQGIVIFTRKLQYLIKGVKHV
- a CDS encoding TRAP transporter large permease subunit; protein product: MFDISVEVLTAGMIIGLLLGIATGHYLAFVLGGVSIIFGVIGWGPECLPMLVNRLFGSVLENYVLMAVPLFILMAMFLERSGIMGDLFNVVRYLLGPINGGVAVAVILVSTIFGACTGIVGASVVTMGILALPVMLSYGYDKKLSCGVVSSGGTLGQIVPPSIMLIFMATQTALPVGKLFAAAIIPAILLSFLYCCYILVKCYLNKEAGPAISAEEKEMITGPKLLKMVMKTLVPPTILIFGVLGSIFAGLATPTEAAGIGALLSVILIIAYGRFSWSSLKDSVLGTAKLTSMAMFIVVGANCFTGVFLGVGGGDVVQEFILALGLGKWGVFAVIVIVLFVMGMFIDWIGIVLITFPIFIPIVKELGIDVLWFVTMTALVLQSSFLTPPFGYSLFFLKGVAPKEITMNHIYVGIIPFCAAIFIAILVCAICPQIVTWLPAVLVK